A DNA window from Parabacteroides johnsonii DSM 18315 contains the following coding sequences:
- a CDS encoding Gfo/Idh/MocA family protein: protein MKNDENSVNLSRRDFFKELGMIGGGGALLSAFPWLQSCSADDKVQIAKEKVRIGFIGTGSRGQYHLNNLKTVPYADVVALCDNYPPNLKAASVIYPQAKTYDDYRKVLEDKDIQAVMIATPLYEHAHITIDALHAGKHVFCEKSMAMTCADCLDMYNVFKESGKVMFIGQQRLYDPKYIKAMEMVHAGLLGDINSIRAYWFRNNDWRRPVPSPDLERKINWRLYKEYSCGLVTELATHQLQVGNWALRMLPEKVAGMGDIVYWKDGREVYDSINLIYHYPNGVKMTYESMIANKFYGLEEEIMGSKGTMEPEKGKYYFEDVEPAPGIMQLINQIEHKIFDNVSFAGPSWVPETASVNKGHLIMDNVTTISGQSSVGAAGDGSIELVTAFCEAAITGKPAPNLVEEAYYSSVLGLLGLQAIDEGRVITFPDEYKIPYLNFA, encoded by the coding sequence ATGAAAAATGATGAGAATTCAGTCAATTTAAGCCGGCGGGACTTCTTCAAGGAGTTGGGAATGATTGGTGGAGGCGGTGCACTGCTTTCCGCGTTTCCCTGGTTGCAGTCCTGTAGTGCCGACGATAAGGTGCAGATCGCAAAGGAGAAAGTGCGGATCGGATTTATCGGTACAGGTTCACGCGGACAATATCACTTGAACAACCTGAAGACGGTTCCGTATGCTGATGTGGTTGCCTTGTGTGATAATTATCCTCCTAATCTGAAAGCCGCTTCGGTTATCTATCCCCAGGCTAAGACGTATGATGATTACCGAAAGGTTTTGGAAGATAAGGATATACAGGCCGTTATGATCGCGACTCCGCTGTACGAACACGCGCATATAACGATAGATGCTTTGCACGCCGGAAAGCATGTCTTTTGCGAGAAATCGATGGCGATGACGTGTGCCGACTGTCTGGATATGTATAATGTGTTTAAAGAATCCGGTAAAGTGATGTTTATTGGCCAGCAGCGCTTATATGATCCGAAATATATAAAAGCGATGGAAATGGTTCATGCCGGCTTGTTGGGAGATATAAACTCGATACGGGCGTATTGGTTCCGTAATAACGACTGGCGCCGTCCCGTTCCTTCTCCCGATTTGGAACGTAAGATCAACTGGCGCTTATATAAGGAATATTCATGTGGCTTGGTAACGGAGTTGGCCACCCATCAGTTGCAGGTCGGAAACTGGGCGCTCCGGATGCTTCCTGAAAAGGTGGCCGGCATGGGGGATATCGTCTATTGGAAGGATGGCCGCGAAGTGTATGACAGCATCAATTTGATTTACCATTATCCGAACGGTGTGAAGATGACCTATGAGTCAATGATTGCCAACAAGTTTTATGGCCTTGAAGAAGAGATCATGGGAAGTAAGGGCACAATGGAACCGGAAAAAGGTAAATATTATTTTGAAGATGTCGAACCTGCTCCTGGTATCATGCAGTTGATCAACCAGATCGAACATAAGATTTTCGACAATGTTTCATTTGCCGGCCCGAGTTGGGTGCCTGAAACTGCATCGGTAAACAAGGGACATCTGATCATGGATAATGTCACAACGATCAGTGGACAGTCATCGGTAGGTGCTGCCGGCGACGGCTCTATCGAGTTGGTTACCGCTTTCTGTGAAGCGGCCATTACCGGAAAACCAGCTCCTAACTTGGTGGAAGAAGCTTACTATTCTTCTGTTTTGGGTTTGTTGGGTTTGCAGGCGATTGATGAAGGACGGGTGATTACTTTCCCGGATGAATATAAAATACCGTATCTAAATTTTGCATGA
- a CDS encoding FAD:protein FMN transferase yields the protein MAYSNYYAASGLFHGSMSSVMGTQFDILMVGSDPRLLGTVWEKVESEVQRLDKMLNRFDPESEVSFVNREAGHYPVTVGEELWNILLNCKRYNELTEGYFDITLQGFDQVLLTEEDKSIFFFSESLHIDLGGYGKGYALAKIRELLEENGIGKALVNFGNSSVLAVGTHPCGEYWPVGLDNPFTKERIADLKLCDSSLSTSGNMPSHPRHIVNPHTGTFVEDKKMVSVVSKDPVVAEILTTAFMICDDERVPVIASQFDIYEKHVYKL from the coding sequence ATGGCTTATTCTAACTATTATGCGGCTTCCGGGCTTTTCCATGGATCTATGTCGTCGGTAATGGGAACGCAGTTCGACATCTTGATGGTCGGCAGTGATCCCCGTCTTCTTGGTACGGTCTGGGAAAAGGTCGAATCGGAAGTGCAGCGATTAGATAAAATGCTGAACCGGTTCGATCCGGAGAGTGAGGTTTCATTTGTTAACCGGGAAGCCGGGCACTACCCGGTGACGGTGGGGGAAGAGCTTTGGAATATATTGTTGAACTGCAAGCGTTACAATGAGCTGACGGAAGGATATTTCGATATAACTTTGCAGGGATTCGACCAGGTATTGCTGACGGAAGAAGATAAAAGCATTTTTTTCTTTTCTGAATCTTTACACATTGATCTCGGCGGGTACGGGAAAGGATATGCGCTTGCTAAAATACGGGAACTGTTGGAAGAAAACGGGATTGGTAAGGCGCTTGTCAATTTCGGAAATAGTTCGGTTCTGGCGGTCGGTACGCATCCGTGCGGCGAATATTGGCCGGTGGGTCTTGACAATCCGTTTACGAAAGAGCGGATTGCCGATTTGAAGTTGTGTGACAGTTCGCTATCGACATCGGGAAATATGCCTTCCCATCCGCGTCATATCGTGAACCCGCATACGGGAACATTCGTGGAGGATAAGAAAATGGTGTCGGTGGTGTCGAAAGATCCGGTGGTGGCGGAGATTCTGACAACTGCCTTTATGATCTGCGACGACGAGCGTGTTCCGGTAATCGCGTCTCAATTTGATATTTATGAAAAACATGTATATAAGTTATGA